In Trichomycterus rosablanca isolate fTriRos1 chromosome 25, fTriRos1.hap1, whole genome shotgun sequence, the sequence AGCGAGGTCAGTATAAGCTTGATAAACAGCTCACTGAACCTTGGTAATGTGGATTAAGATTTAAATGTGGGGTTCTGTCGAAGTTTGCTGGTTGCACAAGTATCCTCCCTCCCCAAAAAGCCCCTGGTCAATACttggcaaatacttttggctgcgATTACAGTTGCTAATGTTCTGGTTTCTGTCTCAGCTTGAATCCTGATCTCTGTCAGATTAAATGTAGAACATTGGTAAACAGGGCTGTTTCCAATCATTCCACAGATTCAGAGGAAGTTCTTGacctttttttaaaaaacatttaacacaTTAAAGTTCTTGGTTCAACCACTCAAATCTGACTTTGGCAGAATGGTTGGACATTCCAATTTTAGGGCAGAGGTTAAAAACAGGTTTTCTTCTAGGATGACGGGCTCCATCCATCTTGCCTTTAACCATGATCAGTTACCCAGTCTGTACTTATAGTGTTTTCAGGGTGATATCAGCACTGGGCTGCGCATTGCACAAAGCACAGCATTGGTTTCAGATCTGAGAACCATATATGACAACTCTCCATTAATAATTGGCAAAGACCAAACAAGCTTTGTGGAGCGTCTAAGCTATggttacagtggggtcaaaaagtatttagtcagccactgattgtgcaagttctcctacttagaaagatgagagaggtctgtaattttcatcataggtacacttcaactatgagagacaaaatgagaaaaaaaaatccaggaaatcacattgtaggatttttaaagaatttatttgtaaattatggtggaaaataagtatttggtcaataacaaacaagcaagatttctggctctcacagacctgtaacttcttcattaagaagctcttctgtcctccactcgttatctgtattaatggcacctgtttgaccttgttatctgtataaaagacacctgtccacagcctcaaacagtcaaccatggccaagaccaaagagctgtcaaaggacaccaggaagaaaactgtagacctgcaccaggctgggaagagtgaatctacaataggcaagccggttggtgtgaataaatcaactgtgggaacaattgtaagaaaatggaagacatacaagaccagtgataatctcccttggggtcaagatctcatcccgtggggtcaaaatgatcatgagaacggtgagcaaaaatcccagaactacacggagggacctgatgaatgacctgcagagagctgggaccaaagtaccaaggctaccatcagtaacacactatgccgagagggactcaaatcctgcagtgccaggcgtgtcctcctgcttaagccagtacatgtccaggcccgtctgaagtttgccagagagcttatggatgatccagaagaggattgggagaatatcatgtggtcagatgaaaccaaaatggaactttttggtaaaaactcaactcgtcgtgtttggaggaagaagaatgctgagtaaacaccatacctactgtgaagcatgggggtgcatcatgctttggggctgtttttctgcaaaggggacaggacgactgatccgtgttaagggaagaatgaacggggccatgtatcgtgagattttaagccaaaacctccttccatcagtgagagcattgaagatggaacgtggctgggtcttccagtatgacaatgatcccaaacacaccgctcgggcaacgaaggagtggctccgtaaaaagcatttcaaggtcctggagtggcctagccagtctccagacctcaaccacaaagaaaatttgtggagtccgtgttgcccagcgacagccccgaaacatcactgctctagaggagatctgcatggaggaatgggccaaaataccagctacagtgtgtgcaaacctggtgaagacttacaggaaacgtttgacctctgtcattgccaacaaaggttatgttacaaagtattgagttgaacttttgttattgaccaaatacttattttccaccacaatttacaaataaattctttaaaaatcctacaatgtgatttcctggaaattttttttctcattttgtctctcatagttgaagtgtacctatgatgaaaattacagacctctctcatctttctaagtaggagaacttgcacaatcagtggctgactaaatactttttggccccactgtaactgGTGAACATCATTCTGAACTGTGGATGCCTTTAACTTCTTGTTTGCTTTTTACTGTACAGCCTCCTCCAGGCAGGTCTTGGTTGTGCTCTATTGTTCCATTAAAATGGTACTGTATGAAATGTCCAAAGTTTGAGGTAATTTGCCAAACCATGACTAACTTTTTTAGAACTTAGAAGCATATTGGTCCTAACATTGTTTGTTTAGACATGTTCTTCAGCAAACTCTGGGCACACAGGTCGATCCCATCAACTAGAGCCATTTTAGGGGGTTACAGAAATGAGGATAGATTTTCCTCCTTAATTTCTTGGGATATTTTGTGTTGGATTTATTTCATGTCGATTAATGATGTGATAATTTAGTTCAAAACTCACAAACCAAAAGtatacaaaagtattgggacaccccttctaatttttgaattcttgtgtttcagccacaacaattgctaacaggtgtaataaatcaattatataaaggaaatgaaggGGACATGCTTTTTACTTTaaagaaacagtttggggaaggtcctttactgttccagcatgtccctgtgaacaaagcaagggccataaagacatgaagaaaagctcagtttaaagaaactccagtccactgaacagctttgtaCTGAAAACATGAACTGAAGCATCaatgtccagccatacaaatgctcttttgactgaatgagcacaaatccccacagtcatacttcaaagtcttgtgagatgtTGAAAGCTGAAAAGATTTGTTTCTGAAAtgggatttccaacaagctcatggtcaggtgtccaaatacttttggccatatagtgtataacgaTTGAATccacatgtaaatgaaaatgttataTGAAACACATGCAGCAGATTGTGATCGCCCTTAGATGATAGaacattaatgtttttatacTATTTATTAATAGAGTACATTTGTACCAAATTGGTTTTAATGGTTCCACCCAATTGCAAAGGACTGACCCTGAATCCCAGTTTGCTCTTATACCAGTGCACAGATGATGCCATCATGGTCTGACTCCACCTTCGAACTATAAGTATAAAGAAGGTAGAATCCTTTTCTCTGCCTCCCCTTCTCtttcctccctccctctctctctctgtatcctTTACTTAAGCTTTATCCAGCATTGGACCGGGCAGATCTAATAACACACCTGTTTTTTGGGACACAGAGGACTGTTGAGGACTGCAGAGCACCAGAGACACGAGGGACTATGGCTTCCGCTGGCCTCGAGATCCTGGGCATAATCCTGGCCGTGGCTGGCTGGCTGGGCTCTATGGTGGCCTGCTGCTTGCCCATGTGGCGTGTGGCGGCATACGTGGGCCAGAACATCGTGATCACGCAGGTGGTTTGGGAGGGCCTGTGGATGAGCTGCGTGGTACAGAGTACGGGACAGATGCACTGCCAGATCTATGACTCCATGTTAGCTTTGTCCAGTGACCTGCAGGCATCCAGAGCCCTGGTTGTCATTGCTGTGTTCGTCGGCGTTGTGGCCATGGCACTGTCTGTGGCGGGAGCCAAGTGCACCAATTGCACGTCAGATCCGACCAACAAGCCACGCATCATGCTAGGCGCAGGAGCGGCGTTTGCAAGCACTGGGCTGCTGCTTCTTATAGCCGTGTGCTGGACGGCATACACCATCGTCCTGGACTTTCATGACCCCATGCTGCAGGACACACAGAAGAGGGAGTTTGGTAACTCACTGTATTTTGGCTGGGGAGCGTCCTGTGTGCTCATCCTAGGGGGAGCCATACTTTCATGTTCTTGTAATTCCAGAGCGACTAAAGACGCTGGGTCTGCTGGAGCGCAGTACTCAGTGGTGAAGTCAGTGGCTGCAAATGGGTACTGCAGAAGGGACtatgtttgatgtttgaggtTGCCAGATGAAGCGAAGACCATACACTTGCATTTAAAGACAATTAAGACTGTCTTGGGACTATACTGGATGAAAGAGTGTGTAAAGTGTCAATCTGTGATGTAGAGAGGAACAATAAAGGTAGCATTTGGCATTGATGTCATGTAGAGTATGTCTTCTGGAGCTGAAATAGACATTTCAATGTGTAATAACCTTTGTCACATTTGATTTAAGCATTTAAACAGATAGGTCATGCAAAAATATAGGTTTAAAAAATTATACCTGATAAGTGTACAACAAGGCTATGCATTAGGTCCAATTATGATGCTATTCTTTGTTATGAAATTTACATGTAGGTTATTAGTATGCATTCATAAACTGGTGGGTATGGtaacactaataaataaaacattggatACATGACTTGTGTTATGCTCAGCCAGCGCTACAGTGTTTTTCAGACTTTTTACCTACTGGGAATGAGTGATAACTCCCCACTGAAACAGGATCCCTTTTCAAAGCTTATCTGGTCACACTGAAATGAGGAATGTTCACTAATCCTTATCTTTTGAGATCTACCTAGCTCCCAAAGGCAGCTACACATTCGAAATTAGCCTCCCTGCATCTGTGTGTAGCCCTGACCATGCACAATGCAACCGTTGTTCCCAGAGCCTCTGTTGCTTCTTTGTGTCCTTGTTCAAACTTTTTAGCTCAGGAGTTTAGGAGCGTAACTGAAACTGACCTTCATCAGATGAAAGCGCTCACCTTCTTTCTGGGAGGATAATTCTCCAGACCAAATCCTTAATGGCTCCAGTGAGCTACAACAGTAAGCATTTGGATTCAAAGAGGGTACAATGCTGTGATATTCCTTTGTTTGGATAAAGAACATGGGGTATCATTTTTACCAAAGACATTTAAAATTgcacttaattaataaattaagatTATTAAGATGTTTCCTGTTTGTAATACACTTTGcaaatatgtaaatgtttgcAATAATCAATGGATATAATTCTCAAACTGGAGTCCTTGAATCCTTGGGGGTCTGTGGTGTATGGGTAGGGTGTctgcaaaaacagtaaaaaactgTGAATTTTACTTAACCACTAAAATAAAGGGGATCATTTTCCAACCTAAAATGAATGTTAAATGAACCAGAAGAATTTCTGATATATGTTGTTATGCAGTACACGTTACTTGTTAATGTTCACCAGCATAGCAACCATGGAAAATATTTCAAACTGGCAAATAGTGAGAACTTGGACGCTATTAGTCATCTGTGGACTTAAGGCAAACTTAGATAGCGaagggcgcttgggtggcccaccaccactgagatctgggtttgaatattGGCTGTGATATCAACTGTCTGGGCGTCTGAACatacatgattagctatgtctaGAGGGGGACGCAATGGATTGGCtttctgtccagggtattcttcTTATGGAATCGCACCCAAGAGCAAGATAAAATAGTtgatgaaaaagaaatgaaacctTATAGGCCAAACgtaattattaatgtaaactaCAGAAAATGTGCCCAAGTTCCCTCTTATTAGGGATTAGGTATTAGGAATGGTGTAGTTTCTCTGGCGTTGTTTTCTTCAAACCTACCACTTGGAGATCAGTCCTACTAGTTCAATCTTGGTCTACGGTCATCTGCATAGACCGGCCAATTTTTGCCCTACTTTAAAGCCTCTGGTAGCTTTCCTTCTGGTTTGGACATCCAGGTTGAAGGGACAGCCTGATTTTGGCAAGGTAGTAGCAGTGCCATACAGTTTCCATTTCTTGATAATGCTCTGAATGGTATATTGTATTCTACTCCTAACTtgagccatccatccatccgtccatccatccatccatccatccatccatctctctatctatGAACCATGGTGAATTTTTGTGTTACCATGCACCATTAGTAGTGGTATCCTCAAGAAACAGCTGCTGTTTattcttaaataataaaaaccacTACAGTGGGTGTTGAGTGTTCATTAAGCAGTCTGGTTGTACGATTTGAAAGGTTGATTGGTTATACCTGACCAATTCTATTATGGTTACTCCAATGGGCTGGTTACTCTTCCAAACcatattttattaatgaaattATAAATACAGTTGGAAAAAGTTAGACTCAGTTTATCTCTAACAAAGGTCAGAGATTTTAATTAGGGTATGATGATTCTACATAGGCACTATAGTTGTGTTTTTGTCCGAGTGTAACCATGTCTGGATTGGACACACTAGTTCTTTTGTGTTCTGTGTCCATGGAAGACAGCAGTGACCGCCATTAGTCAAATACTCTCAGTCAGGTAGGATTTGAGGATAAGACAAGTTTTTTGTAGGAAGGAAACTGGACACTGCTTAGCTCTTTGTGTCACTGCTAGTAATTTCCTATTTTCTCCAAAGCCGAGATTTGAATAAAGCGTTTATGTGACTTGGTAAAACCTTGCTTAAGATTTATAGGCttaaattctctaaaacagcCTCCACAGGTgcaaatttaatacattttctggTTTAAGTGTCACATATCAGTTATTCTTTAACCAGACTTCCCCAGTCTCTGGTTAGCAATTCACTGTTTGAGCAAATAGTTCAATCATTAAAAGTTTCTGTGCCAAGGTTATactagagaaaaaaagaaaagaagaaaaaaacaatattttgaAAGTTTTTGACCAATCCCTGTGAGATCTGTTCCATCAAAGCTCCACCTTCCCCTGTCTAGATAAAGTATTGCTGAGAACCTCCTTCTGCATCTGAATCCTGTGTATCCATTTCTCTGGTGGATTCTCCAACAGAAGCAACAAGACAGAATGGCGAGTCAGGGATTAGAAATCCTGGGTGTCACGTTAGCAACTCTGGGCTGGCTAGTTGGCATTGTCTCGTGCGCCTTGCCCATGTGGAGGGTGACGGCCTTCATCGGATCAAACATCGTGACGGCGCAGGTCATTTGGGAGGGAATCTGGATGAACTGTGTGGTGCAGAGCACGGGCCAGATGCAGTGCAAAGTCTACGACTCCATGCTGGCTTTGTCCCAGGATCGGCAGGCGGCTCGGGCACTGTGTGTGATCTCCATATTGCTGGGCGTGCTGGGAATCTTGGTTTCGGTCGTAGGGGCCAGATGTACCAACTGCATTGAGGAGGAAGCCACCAAGGCTAAGATAATGATTGCTGCTGGAGTGACGTTCATCTGTGCAGCAGTCATGCAGCTCATCCCTGTGTCCTGGTCGGCCCACACTATCATCATGGACTTCTACAACCCTTTGATTACCGAAGCCCAGAAACGGGAGATGGGCGCTTCTCTGtatctgggctgggcggctgccgCTCTGCTGCTGATAGGGGGAGCGATTCTGTGCTGCAGCTGTCCACCACGCCAGGAGAAAAACTACGTCCCGGGGAACAGGATGGTCTACTCCGCTACAAGATCTGTAGCACCCAGCGGCTACGACAGAAGAGATTACGTCTGACCTGATGAGTGGGACCTTTGATGAGTCTAACCTTGCACTAGCTTTGATCAGGCTGAGGAGGTGAAAGACTGATTGGGATCAGACTGATGCTTCAGAGAAAAATGGGCGAGTCAGAGATGCAGTAGGGTTACCTTCATGGCTGACTGAATACTTTCATCTTAAAGGTtatttaaactgtatttttgtatattttggtcATGTTTAGTTGGTATAAACTGTACACCATGATTATCACATACATGTATGGACTTTTGAGTATTATTAAGTATATGGTAAACAGAATGTGGATTAtgtttttgtgctttttatgctttgtgtgtatttttagaACTATGCAAACTGCTTTTATGACACTCAGGCCAAACAgaactgtgtatgtgtgtttttttttttttactgtggtctgtattatagtaaaataaaactttGCTTTTGGTTGTTTCAgaaaatgaatgttttttttttataattattgataataataggAACTTGTTTActaaattacacattaaataTGAGTCAGTCATTCAAAAAGTATTAATTGCATTGACTAATtgcataaaaaagtaaaaaacaaaaaacacagt encodes:
- the LOC134302931 gene encoding claudin-4, whose amino-acid sequence is MASAGLEILGIILAVAGWLGSMVACCLPMWRVAAYVGQNIVITQVVWEGLWMSCVVQSTGQMHCQIYDSMLALSSDLQASRALVVIAVFVGVVAMALSVAGAKCTNCTSDPTNKPRIMLGAGAAFASTGLLLLIAVCWTAYTIVLDFHDPMLQDTQKREFGNSLYFGWGASCVLILGGAILSCSCNSRATKDAGSAGAQYSVVKSVAANGYCRRDYV